Proteins from one candidate division KSB1 bacterium genomic window:
- a CDS encoding glycoside hydrolase family 31 protein: MSLLFAQIPPHSPDQRQDLLNEPVDISNDFRNFANTYYVADSLAEFDPATGSGKLVYRRYEYKTRQAFNNMLGTLDPVGPNEFPGQEYEASPSMPFSVELISPRTIRLRAVSRPQVKPEEESLMLVNGRVQQNRDAWSGEQIDGGYRFSSEFGSVTVHTHPWRVLIHDADGKLLTQTRHISDNAATYTPVVPFCYVRRAADYSTSMAAVLKLSPGEKIFGCGESFTELNKRGQKVVLFTDDANGTQNETMYKPVPFYMSSRGYGVFMHTSSPITCNFGKYFSSANQMFIGDDTADLFIFLGDPKDILNEYTSLTGKAAMPPLWSFGFWMSRITYFSEKEVRDVANKLRKHKVPSDVIHLDTGWFETDWRCDYQFSSSRFDDPEQMIQDLKDMGLHTCLWQLPYFVPKNTLFPEIIEKGLFVRDRKGNIPAEDAVLDFSNPQTVDWYQDKIAGLLKQGVSAIKVDFGEAAPANGLYASGKTGFYEHNLYPLRYNKAVADITKKVTGEQIMWARSTWAGSQRYPVHWGGDPANTNSAMAATLRAGLSIGACGFSFWAHDIGGFVHKTPENLYRRWTPFGMLTSHTRSHGAPPTEPWEYGEVFLRAFNKAANMKYQLMPYVYAQAKHCSETGLPMMRALFIEFPKDPGAWRVDDQYLFGSDLLVAPLMEDVDSRDVYLPGGNWIDYQTGVSYSKGWHHIKAGDIPIVVLAREGAAIPHIKPALSTADLDWSQLTLKIYAESSDKASGLICLPDDNELKDLFAKKSGDQFELASDPTNGQVQWELVSAIQ, encoded by the coding sequence ATGTCGCTCTTGTTCGCGCAAATCCCGCCGCACTCACCGGATCAACGGCAGGACCTGCTGAATGAACCGGTGGATATTAGCAATGATTTTCGTAATTTCGCCAATACCTACTATGTGGCGGACAGTCTGGCGGAATTTGACCCGGCCACCGGCTCCGGCAAGCTGGTCTATCGCCGCTACGAGTACAAAACCCGACAGGCCTTTAACAACATGCTGGGAACTCTGGACCCGGTGGGACCCAACGAGTTTCCCGGACAAGAATACGAAGCATCGCCGTCCATGCCGTTTTCGGTCGAGCTGATCTCACCGCGCACCATCCGGCTGCGCGCCGTGTCACGGCCGCAGGTGAAACCGGAGGAAGAATCCCTGATGCTGGTGAACGGCCGCGTGCAGCAGAACCGCGACGCCTGGTCCGGCGAACAGATCGACGGCGGCTACCGGTTCAGCAGCGAATTCGGATCTGTGACCGTGCACACGCATCCGTGGCGCGTGCTAATTCATGACGCTGACGGTAAGCTTCTGACCCAGACACGCCATATCTCGGACAATGCCGCGACGTATACGCCGGTGGTGCCGTTCTGCTATGTGCGACGCGCCGCAGATTATTCGACCAGCATGGCCGCCGTGCTCAAGCTGTCGCCCGGCGAGAAAATTTTCGGCTGCGGCGAATCGTTTACCGAATTGAACAAACGCGGACAAAAGGTGGTGCTGTTCACCGATGACGCCAACGGCACCCAGAACGAAACCATGTACAAACCGGTGCCGTTTTACATGAGCAGCCGCGGTTACGGCGTGTTTATGCATACCTCGTCACCCATTACCTGCAATTTCGGTAAATATTTCAGCAGCGCCAATCAGATGTTTATCGGTGACGACACCGCCGATCTGTTTATCTTTTTAGGCGATCCCAAAGACATCCTAAATGAATATACCAGCCTCACCGGCAAGGCCGCCATGCCGCCGCTGTGGTCGTTCGGGTTCTGGATGAGCCGCATCACCTATTTTTCCGAAAAAGAAGTGCGCGACGTGGCCAACAAACTGCGCAAACACAAAGTCCCCTCCGATGTCATTCACCTGGACACCGGCTGGTTCGAAACCGACTGGCGCTGTGATTATCAGTTTTCTTCCTCCCGCTTTGATGATCCGGAACAAATGATTCAGGACCTGAAAGACATGGGTCTGCACACCTGCCTGTGGCAGCTGCCCTATTTTGTGCCGAAAAACACCCTGTTCCCGGAAATCATTGAAAAAGGCCTGTTTGTGCGCGACCGCAAAGGCAATATTCCGGCCGAAGATGCGGTGCTGGATTTCTCCAATCCGCAAACCGTGGACTGGTATCAGGATAAAATCGCCGGACTCTTAAAACAGGGCGTGAGCGCTATCAAAGTGGATTTCGGTGAAGCAGCGCCGGCGAACGGTCTGTATGCCTCCGGTAAAACCGGATTTTACGAACACAATCTCTATCCGCTGCGTTACAACAAGGCTGTTGCGGATATTACGAAAAAAGTGACCGGTGAACAGATCATGTGGGCGCGCAGCACCTGGGCCGGCAGTCAGCGCTATCCCGTGCACTGGGGCGGCGATCCAGCCAACACCAATTCCGCCATGGCCGCCACCCTGCGCGCCGGACTCTCGATCGGCGCCTGCGGATTCTCCTTCTGGGCGCATGATATCGGCGGATTTGTGCACAAAACTCCGGAAAACCTTTACCGCCGATGGACACCGTTCGGTATGCTGACGTCGCATACCCGCAGTCACGGCGCGCCGCCCACCGAACCCTGGGAATACGGCGAAGTTTTTCTGCGCGCTTTTAACAAAGCGGCAAACATGAAATATCAGCTCATGCCCTACGTATACGCCCAGGCCAAACACTGCAGCGAAACCGGTCTGCCCATGATGCGCGCCCTGTTTATCGAATTCCCGAAAGACCCGGGCGCCTGGCGCGTGGACGATCAGTACCTGTTCGGATCCGACCTGCTGGTGGCGCCGCTCATGGAAGACGTGGACAGCCGCGACGTGTATCTGCCGGGCGGCAACTGGATCGATTACCAGACCGGCGTATCCTATTCCAAAGGCTGGCACCACATCAAAGCCGGTGACATCCCGATCGTTGTGCTGGCGCGCGAGGGCGCGGCCATTCCACACATTAAACCCGCCCTGTCCACCGCGGACCTGGACTGGTCGCAGCTGACCCTGAAAATTTACGCGGAATCCAGCGACAAAGCCAGTGGCCTGATCTGTTTGCCGGATGACAACGAATTGAAAGACCTGTTTGCCAAAAAATCCGGAGATCAGTTCGAGCTCGCCTCGGATCCCACAAACGGTCAAGTGCAATGGGAACTCGTTTCTGCTATACAATAA
- a CDS encoding GNAT family N-acetyltransferase, with product MLEKYNELVEHPDYLFLCAVADQKIVGAVMGIVCHSLYGDCRPFLLMEDMIVDQHAHRRGIGSALMRRLELFARNKHCTQILFITETTRPQAVAFYESLGYNAETHVVFEQLNSNAAHEKTINGFIISVLRFVLCIRKLNTFYIRNDLSIHILNQPLPPVFISRPRSR from the coding sequence ATGCTGGAAAAATACAATGAACTCGTTGAACATCCTGATTATTTATTTCTCTGCGCTGTTGCAGATCAAAAAATTGTCGGCGCCGTCATGGGAATTGTCTGTCACAGCCTGTACGGCGACTGCCGCCCTTTTTTGCTCATGGAGGATATGATTGTTGATCAACATGCTCACAGGCGGGGCATTGGCAGCGCTCTGATGCGACGCCTGGAATTGTTTGCCCGGAACAAACACTGCACCCAGATCCTGTTTATTACCGAAACCACCAGACCGCAGGCCGTCGCGTTTTATGAATCTCTCGGATATAATGCGGAAACGCATGTGGTTTTCGAGCAACTGAACAGCAATGCAGCACATGAAAAAACGATCAATGGTTTTATCATTTCGGTCCTACGCTTTGTTCTATGCATAAGAAAATTAAATACATTCTATATCAGAAACGATTTATCCATACATATTCTAAACCAACCCTTGCCCCCTGTTTTTATATCGCGTCCCCGCAGCCGTTAA
- a CDS encoding SDR family oxidoreductase: MRKSSQVVFITGATSGIGRCCAVYLHQRGHRVYGAGRGVQQEHEFDFQALRMDVNEETSVQQAVNHVLEREGRLDVLINSAGIAASGAAEEVPDEAARQVMQTNFWGAHRMCRMVLPGMRQRKQGLIVNISSIGGLVAIPFQAFYSAAKFALEGYTESLRMEVAPWNIHVVLVEPGNFKTAITQNRKCYSDRSSPYRHRLERAEDVMASDEQSAPEPEAVARLVERLMHSRKPRLRYRCGRFLDTLAPTVKTWLPQSWFQKIIQSYYDRE; encoded by the coding sequence ATGCGCAAATCATCGCAGGTTGTTTTCATCACCGGCGCTACCTCCGGGATCGGTCGCTGCTGTGCCGTGTATCTGCACCAGCGCGGTCACCGGGTTTACGGCGCCGGGCGTGGTGTGCAACAGGAACACGAGTTTGACTTTCAGGCGCTGCGTATGGACGTCAATGAGGAAACATCCGTGCAGCAGGCGGTCAATCATGTGCTCGAACGCGAGGGACGACTCGATGTGCTGATCAACAGCGCCGGTATTGCCGCATCCGGGGCTGCGGAGGAGGTTCCGGACGAGGCGGCCCGTCAGGTGATGCAAACCAATTTTTGGGGCGCGCACCGCATGTGCCGTATGGTGCTGCCCGGCATGCGTCAACGTAAACAGGGCCTGATTGTCAATATCAGCTCCATCGGCGGACTCGTCGCGATTCCGTTTCAGGCGTTTTACAGCGCCGCCAAATTTGCCCTGGAGGGCTATACCGAATCCCTGCGCATGGAAGTGGCGCCCTGGAATATCCATGTGGTGCTTGTTGAACCGGGAAATTTCAAGACCGCGATCACGCAAAACCGTAAATGTTACAGTGACCGTTCATCGCCGTATCGACACAGGCTCGAGCGCGCTGAAGATGTCATGGCATCCGACGAACAATCCGCACCCGAACCTGAGGCTGTGGCGCGGCTCGTTGAACGCCTGATGCATAGCCGCAAACCGCGTCTGCGCTACCGTTGCGGACGCTTTCTCGATACGCTTGCACCGACCGTCAAAACATGGCTGCCGCAGTCATGGTTTCAGAAAATCATTCAAAGCTACTACGACCGGGAATAG
- a CDS encoding DUF5320 domain-containing protein, whose amino-acid sequence MAKFDGKGPLGNGPLTGCGGGYCILKLDAETPPENHHVIQNKTKEVHMPAGDRTGPRGMGPMTGRGAGFCAGFSRPGYASPGAGRGIGMRGGGRGWRNRYVATGMTGWQRAGWGGGAVPPSAPYQPEPEDELESLQAQARSMQQNLEQINQRIQELENSNSSDEKSN is encoded by the coding sequence ATGGCGAAATTTGACGGAAAGGGGCCATTGGGTAACGGACCCCTGACCGGATGCGGCGGTGGATATTGTATTCTGAAGCTCGATGCTGAAACGCCGCCCGAGAATCATCATGTAATTCAAAATAAAACAAAGGAGGTTCATATGCCAGCTGGAGACAGAACAGGACCCCGGGGAATGGGGCCCATGACCGGTCGTGGCGCCGGATTTTGCGCCGGTTTTTCACGACCGGGGTACGCCAGTCCGGGCGCCGGACGCGGAATTGGAATGCGCGGCGGCGGCCGGGGATGGCGCAATCGCTATGTTGCCACCGGAATGACCGGATGGCAGCGAGCAGGCTGGGGCGGAGGTGCTGTACCACCGTCTGCACCTTATCAGCCTGAGCCGGAAGATGAACTCGAGTCGCTGCAGGCTCAGGCCCGGAGCATGCAGCAAAACCTGGAGCAGATTAATCAGCGCATTCAGGAACTGGAAAACTCGAATTCATCCGATGAAAAGTCCAATTGA
- a CDS encoding Fur family transcriptional regulator, with product MAFQSEINKTDTDKWWQARLSDAGYKLTEPRKLVLSVMQATEDHLSAEDIYVQALKIKPSVGLTTVYRTLELLTKVGLAQRFDFGDGKARFELTNSAHKPGHHHHLVCTRCKTIIDYDDFVQEEIELMNRTEKELSKNHAFKITHHIIHFYGVCRDCRQAR from the coding sequence ATGGCGTTTCAAAGCGAAATAAATAAAACAGATACAGACAAGTGGTGGCAGGCGCGTTTGAGCGATGCCGGATATAAACTGACCGAACCGCGCAAACTGGTGCTAAGTGTGATGCAGGCAACAGAGGATCACCTCAGTGCTGAGGATATTTATGTGCAGGCGCTTAAAATCAAGCCATCGGTCGGTCTGACTACCGTGTACCGGACGCTGGAATTGTTAACCAAAGTCGGTCTGGCGCAGCGTTTTGATTTTGGTGACGGCAAAGCCCGATTCGAACTGACCAACAGCGCACACAAACCCGGACATCACCATCATCTGGTCTGCACGCGCTGCAAGACCATCATAGATTATGATGACTTTGTCCAGGAAGAGATCGAGCTGATGAACAGGACTGAAAAAGAACTGTCGAAAAACCATGCGTTTAAAATCACACATCATATTATTCATTTTTACGGTGTGTGCCGGGACTGCCGGCAGGCTCGATAA
- a CDS encoding endo-1,4-beta-xylanase, translating into MKKCILFVAALAVLGCADSDKPTLKQVYQDYFKIGAAVNYSVASGKDPDAHLIAIREMNSITPENCMKWEHVQPNPGEFTFERADRFVKFGEEHNMFIVGHTLIWHSQTPEWVFQDDNEGAATRDLLLKRMQEHINAVTGRYAERIQAWDVLNEAIEEDGSLRQTPWLRIIGEDYIQKAFEFAKQAAPYAELYYNDYNLWKPEKRRGAIREIKKLMDAGVRIDAVGLQGHWRLGDPTLEQIQAMIEDFAKLDLKVMITELDISVLPNVWAMSADVRNSIEKRDDLNPFPGGIPDSVQTQLTERYQALFRLFLDHHQSIDRVTFWGIYDGTSWLNHYPVRGRTDYPLLFNRELQKKPAYDAVIQVAQQH; encoded by the coding sequence ATGAAAAAATGTATTCTGTTTGTTGCTGCGCTGGCCGTACTCGGCTGCGCGGATTCGGATAAACCGACGTTAAAGCAGGTCTATCAGGACTATTTTAAAATCGGAGCCGCCGTCAATTACAGCGTCGCGTCAGGTAAAGACCCCGACGCGCATCTCATCGCGATTCGCGAGATGAACAGCATCACCCCGGAAAACTGCATGAAATGGGAACATGTGCAGCCGAATCCCGGGGAATTTACATTCGAACGCGCCGACCGCTTTGTCAAATTCGGCGAGGAACACAACATGTTCATCGTAGGGCACACTCTAATCTGGCACAGTCAGACTCCGGAATGGGTGTTCCAGGATGACAATGAAGGTGCGGCCACACGCGACTTGCTGCTGAAACGAATGCAGGAACACATCAACGCGGTAACAGGACGTTATGCCGAACGCATCCAGGCCTGGGACGTGCTGAATGAGGCCATCGAAGAGGACGGTTCTCTGCGCCAGACCCCCTGGCTGCGCATTATCGGTGAGGATTATATTCAAAAAGCGTTTGAATTTGCCAAACAGGCGGCCCCGTACGCCGAGTTGTACTATAACGATTATAATTTGTGGAAACCGGAAAAACGCCGGGGCGCTATCCGCGAAATCAAGAAACTGATGGATGCCGGTGTGCGCATCGATGCCGTGGGACTGCAGGGCCACTGGCGGCTGGGCGATCCGACGCTGGAGCAAATCCAGGCGATGATCGAGGATTTTGCCAAACTCGACCTCAAGGTCATGATCACGGAACTGGACATCAGTGTGCTGCCCAATGTCTGGGCAATGAGCGCGGATGTGCGGAACAGCATTGAAAAGCGCGACGATCTGAACCCTTTTCCGGGCGGCATCCCGGATTCGGTGCAAACGCAGCTCACAGAACGTTATCAAGCCTTGTTCCGACTGTTTCTGGACCATCATCAGAGCATCGACCGGGTCACGTTCTGGGGCATATACGACGGCACCAGCTGGCTGAACCATTATCCGGTTCGCGGCCGAACCGATTATCCGCTGCTCTTTAACCGCGAACTGCAAAAGAAACCCGCCTATGACGCGGTGATTCAAGTCGCACAACAACATTAA
- a CDS encoding alpha-L-arabinofuranosidase C-terminal domain-containing protein, translating to MKRITLFMLLSCLALSASVRIDVGETGEPISPYIYGQFIEHLGRCIYDGIWAEILQDRKFYYPITEEFSPWTLSPGDTFWNTGPYRYLSASPWEVLRKGTVSMDSSHSWVGAHTPLITVPGDGRAAGIKQARLMLKAGVDHDCRIVYSGTVPVIVRLVSSEGTLAEKRLDITPDFTTATFTFPAVPGHTETTLKILARDQGRFSVGAVSLMPADHIDGWRPDVLALMQELDSPVYRWPGGNFVSGYNWRDGIGPRDQRPPRKNPAWKGVESNDVGLHEYMQLMDILDSEPFIAVNTGLGTVEEVAEEVEYVNLPADTPLGSKRAENGHPEPFDCQFWAVGNEMYGDWQLGHMPLEKYVEKHKRVVEAMWAVDSTIELIAVGNMGEWSRTMLRMCADHMDLISEHIYCREAEPVQDHIWQMRAAIRERANAHRQYRREIPGLDDKDIRIALDEWNYWYGDYIYGELGVRYHLKDALGIAGGLHEYFRNSDMFYMANYAQTVNVIGCIKTSPTDAVFAATGLPLKLYRQQFGSIPVEVTDAPQNVDIAAALTGDGQQLTIALVNAGAEKQSIPFTLLGFEPSEQAQAWVISGDDPQLYNEPDAEPRLDILEKSVKITDHLPVPGYGIMLVKMERK from the coding sequence ATGAAACGTATCACGTTATTTATGCTGTTGAGTTGCCTCGCTCTTTCTGCATCCGTTCGTATTGATGTAGGGGAAACGGGTGAACCCATATCTCCGTATATTTACGGCCAGTTTATCGAACATCTGGGCCGCTGCATCTATGACGGGATCTGGGCGGAAATACTGCAGGACCGCAAGTTTTATTATCCGATCACGGAAGAATTTTCACCCTGGACCCTGTCGCCCGGCGATACATTCTGGAACACCGGTCCCTACCGCTACCTCAGCGCCTCACCCTGGGAGGTGCTCCGCAAGGGAACGGTGAGCATGGACAGCAGTCACTCCTGGGTCGGTGCGCACACACCGCTCATCACCGTACCCGGAGACGGCAGGGCTGCGGGCATCAAACAGGCGCGTCTGATGCTCAAGGCCGGCGTCGATCATGACTGCCGTATTGTCTATTCCGGAACCGTGCCCGTTATCGTGCGCCTGGTCTCATCAGAAGGTACTCTGGCCGAAAAGCGGCTCGATATCACCCCGGACTTTACAACGGCAACATTCACCTTTCCGGCTGTTCCCGGGCACACCGAGACCACCCTAAAAATCCTGGCCCGCGATCAAGGCAGGTTCTCCGTCGGCGCCGTATCCCTGATGCCGGCAGACCACATCGACGGCTGGCGTCCCGATGTGCTGGCGCTGATGCAGGAACTGGATTCACCGGTGTACCGCTGGCCGGGCGGCAATTTTGTCTCCGGCTACAACTGGCGCGACGGTATCGGACCGCGCGATCAACGGCCGCCGCGCAAAAATCCCGCCTGGAAAGGCGTCGAATCCAATGACGTCGGCCTGCACGAATATATGCAGCTCATGGATATTCTTGATTCCGAACCGTTTATCGCTGTCAATACCGGACTGGGCACCGTGGAAGAAGTGGCGGAAGAAGTTGAATACGTCAATCTTCCCGCGGACACGCCTCTGGGCAGCAAACGCGCTGAAAACGGCCACCCGGAGCCTTTTGACTGCCAATTCTGGGCGGTCGGCAATGAAATGTACGGCGACTGGCAGCTGGGACATATGCCGCTGGAAAAATACGTGGAAAAACACAAACGCGTGGTCGAGGCCATGTGGGCGGTTGACTCTACCATTGAGCTCATCGCCGTCGGTAATATGGGCGAATGGAGCCGCACCATGCTGCGCATGTGCGCCGATCATATGGACTTGATCAGCGAGCATATTTACTGCCGCGAAGCAGAGCCGGTTCAGGACCACATCTGGCAGATGCGCGCCGCTATCCGCGAACGCGCCAACGCGCACCGCCAGTATCGGCGCGAAATCCCGGGGCTGGATGACAAAGATATCCGCATCGCCCTGGATGAATGGAATTATTGGTATGGCGATTATATTTACGGCGAACTGGGAGTGCGTTATCACCTCAAGGACGCATTGGGCATCGCAGGCGGACTGCACGAGTATTTCCGCAACAGCGACATGTTTTACATGGCCAATTACGCACAAACCGTGAATGTGATCGGCTGTATCAAAACCAGTCCCACCGACGCTGTATTCGCCGCGACCGGACTGCCGCTCAAACTTTATCGGCAGCAGTTCGGCAGCATTCCCGTAGAGGTTACAGACGCGCCGCAGAATGTGGACATTGCCGCCGCCCTGACCGGCGACGGACAACAACTCACCATTGCCCTGGTGAACGCCGGCGCTGAAAAGCAATCCATCCCCTTTACTCTGCTGGGATTTGAACCGTCAGAACAGGCGCAAGCCTGGGTCATTTCCGGCGACGATCCGCAGCTCTACAATGAACCGGACGCCGAACCGCGTCTCGACATCCTTGAAAAATCGGTCAAGATCACCGATCATCTGCCGGTCCCGGGATATGGCATTATGCTGGTCAAAATGGAGAGAAAATAA
- a CDS encoding MTH1187 family thiamine-binding protein: MAIMEISVVPLGTGSASVSKYVAAAVRALEGNEDVTYTLTPMGTVVEAGSVEMLFEAAARMHRAVSETPNVPRVLTSMKIDDRRDKQQAGSDKVNAVQTKL; the protein is encoded by the coding sequence ATGGCTATTATGGAAATCAGTGTGGTGCCGCTGGGCACGGGCAGCGCGTCTGTGAGCAAATACGTCGCCGCTGCCGTCAGGGCGCTGGAGGGCAATGAGGATGTCACTTATACCTTGACACCTATGGGGACCGTGGTCGAAGCCGGCTCTGTAGAGATGCTGTTCGAAGCGGCCGCGCGTATGCACCGTGCCGTTTCAGAAACGCCGAATGTGCCCCGGGTCCTGACCTCGATGAAAATCGATGACCGCAGGGACAAACAGCAGGCGGGATCCGACAAGGTGAATGCTGTGCAGACCAAGCTTTAA
- a CDS encoding phosphatase PAP2 family protein: protein MGKRIFLNRLFISCLCLALIFTGKGYASDWDIKSDYSQYYSVNTLRRAAPLFGLAAAGAHSGLDMQIRHGYQSLRGPSGDQVSSWCKQPGEGKLLIPAALLTASLQLFSDDESILSPVTQWGQRVTRSYLVGAPPLLLMQRFTGGSRPGETDDGAQWRPMQDANGVSGHAFMGAVPFLVLGNLQESSWVKAVALFASALPAWSRVHDDKHFLSQAVLGWSMAKWAVDAVTGSYKPNPDVYITPAGRRWVLGVNWCW from the coding sequence ATGGGGAAGCGTATTTTTCTGAACCGTCTGTTCATTTCTTGCCTGTGTTTGGCATTGATCTTTACCGGAAAAGGTTATGCTTCTGATTGGGACATCAAATCCGATTATTCACAGTATTACTCGGTTAATACTCTGCGCCGGGCTGCTCCCTTGTTCGGTCTGGCCGCTGCCGGTGCGCACAGCGGCTTGGATATGCAGATTCGTCATGGCTATCAGTCCCTGCGGGGTCCGTCCGGTGACCAAGTTTCCTCATGGTGCAAGCAGCCGGGGGAGGGCAAATTATTGATACCCGCCGCTTTGCTGACCGCATCTCTGCAGCTGTTCTCTGACGATGAATCCATCCTGTCTCCGGTTACACAATGGGGACAAAGAGTAACGCGCTCCTATCTGGTAGGCGCGCCGCCCCTGCTGCTTATGCAGCGTTTCACCGGTGGATCGCGGCCCGGGGAAACAGACGATGGCGCTCAATGGCGTCCCATGCAGGATGCCAACGGAGTAAGCGGACATGCGTTTATGGGCGCGGTGCCGTTTCTGGTGCTGGGGAACCTGCAGGAATCATCCTGGGTGAAGGCCGTTGCGTTATTCGCGTCCGCCCTACCGGCATGGTCCCGGGTTCATGATGATAAACATTTTCTGTCCCAGGCCGTTCTGGGCTGGTCAATGGCAAAATGGGCGGTTGATGCTGTGACCGGCAGCTACAAGCCTAACCCGGATGTCTATATAACACCGGCAGGCCGCCGATGGGTACTCGGAGTGAACTGGTGCTGGTGA
- a CDS encoding glycoside hydrolase family 9 protein — MKKLYTLFLLSCSILFAADADIRLSSIGFTPEMSKKVSVTAECEQFTLVDANTGETAYTGTLSDPVYQKDVDQSVRIADFTLFVDPGWYILNIENVGQSVPFEIGADVCAFPYTTAMRAFYLWRCGTAVSGDHKGDHFEHDACHLNDALKDALGRPGQRRDGTGGWHDAGDYGKYVTNGAFTLGCLFLAWDHFQNKLESVELDLPETAPGYPDFLKELKWETDWLLKMPYPDGSGRVSHKLTRLNFSGMIMPENDDAERYFTDWSTTAVADFAAVMAMAARYFAPLDSAYADTCLQAALSSYQALRDHPQHKRFQQGDFHTGAYASDDRDDRLWAAAELWETTGDSSYLHDFEQQVRNSQPRMRPGMAQASEKRHVDFDWDWGNLRNLGVFTYVLSEQTGRDPELLQTLHKHLQLTADDIVETADRDVYGRTLGERYQWGCNGSVARQTITLYTAYLLFHNKDYVRAASDAVAHLFGRNVYNRSYVTGLGHNPPMNPHSRRSVADDVQAPWPGYIVGGGHSATDWVDVHESYQTNEIAVNWQAALVYALAIFL; from the coding sequence ATGAAGAAGCTTTATACCCTATTCCTGCTGTCCTGTTCCATTCTGTTCGCCGCTGACGCGGATATCCGGTTGTCGAGCATCGGCTTTACCCCGGAAATGTCGAAAAAAGTGAGTGTCACCGCAGAATGCGAACAGTTTACACTTGTCGATGCCAACACGGGAGAAACGGCATACACCGGCACGCTGTCTGATCCGGTCTATCAAAAAGACGTGGATCAAAGCGTCCGGATCGCGGACTTTACCCTGTTTGTCGATCCCGGCTGGTATATTCTGAACATTGAGAATGTGGGCCAATCCGTGCCCTTTGAAATCGGCGCTGATGTCTGCGCCTTTCCGTATACGACCGCCATGCGCGCCTTTTATCTCTGGCGCTGCGGCACGGCTGTATCCGGCGATCACAAGGGCGATCACTTTGAACATGACGCCTGTCACCTGAACGATGCGCTAAAAGATGCTCTCGGACGTCCGGGGCAACGCCGCGACGGCACCGGAGGCTGGCACGATGCCGGCGATTACGGTAAATATGTCACCAACGGCGCATTTACCCTGGGCTGCCTGTTCCTGGCCTGGGACCATTTCCAGAATAAGCTGGAATCTGTCGAACTGGATCTGCCGGAAACGGCGCCCGGTTATCCCGATTTTCTCAAGGAACTGAAATGGGAAACCGACTGGCTGCTGAAAATGCCGTATCCGGACGGGTCGGGACGCGTGTCTCACAAACTCACCCGATTGAATTTTTCAGGCATGATCATGCCTGAAAACGATGACGCCGAGCGTTATTTCACCGACTGGAGCACGACTGCGGTGGCGGATTTCGCCGCGGTCATGGCCATGGCAGCGCGCTATTTCGCTCCCCTGGACAGCGCCTACGCAGATACTTGTCTGCAGGCCGCGCTCAGCAGTTATCAGGCGCTGCGTGATCATCCGCAACACAAACGCTTCCAACAGGGCGATTTTCACACCGGCGCTTATGCCAGCGACGACCGCGATGACCGGCTGTGGGCGGCAGCCGAGTTGTGGGAAACCACCGGCGACAGCAGTTATCTGCACGATTTTGAACAACAGGTCAGAAACTCTCAGCCGCGGATGCGGCCGGGAATGGCCCAGGCCTCGGAAAAACGCCATGTCGATTTTGACTGGGACTGGGGTAATCTGCGCAATTTGGGTGTTTTCACCTATGTATTGTCCGAACAAACGGGACGCGACCCCGAGCTTTTGCAAACCCTGCACAAGCACCTGCAGCTGACGGCTGATGATATTGTAGAGACCGCAGACCGCGATGTGTACGGCCGCACCCTTGGCGAACGCTATCAATGGGGCTGCAACGGCAGTGTGGCGCGCCAGACCATCACGCTGTACACCGCCTATCTGTTATTCCATAATAAGGATTATGTACGCGCCGCTTCCGATGCCGTAGCGCATCTGTTCGGCCGCAATGTCTATAATCGATCCTATGTGACCGGTCTTGGCCACAATCCGCCCATGAATCCGCATTCCCGGCGATCGGTTGCGGACGATGTGCAAGCCCCCTGGCCGGGATATATTGTCGGCGGCGGCCACTCGGCCACGGACTGGGTCGACGTGCACGAAAGCTATCAAACCAACGAAATCGCCGTCAACTGGCAGGCGGCGCTGGTCTATGCATTGGCCATTTTTCTTTAA